In the Leguminivora glycinivorella isolate SPB_JAAS2020 chromosome 9, LegGlyc_1.1, whole genome shotgun sequence genome, attaaatatactcTATGATGCCAACATACATTTCAGGAGTAAAGAATAAAACAGAAGTACCCCTTTGCTGTTGTGATTTTTTaataaccatgctaaatttgaTTTATGGATAAAGGGTTtccataaatcaaattttaccTGTATAATTTTAGATTAACTTAGTCTAAAGTAGTAATTGCATGAATATATGTAATAATATAACAATGAACTTGGTGAAACTTTGATACCAACCTaacatattagttttttttttatttttgcaattttaaatacatattgtattttatttttattataataccaGAACAGGTAAGTATAAAAGTTTCGTCTGTGCCCATTTGACAACACAAACAAGGAACATTGTtacaagtttgaaatttttaaaCACATTGCATCACCTAAATTTTGCCAAGGAGGTAAACTAACCTAACATACTTACATGCTTTGCTCTCAAAGTTTGGTACATTCTGTTGCTTCAATTGTTCTGACATCACTGTATATATCACACTATATGAATTTATCACACCAAAGAGAAGACCATTTGTGAGGAATGAGCCCACCAGCACAGAATATGCTCTAAACCCCCCATCAGGGGGACCTCTTGCGAACTCGTCATTATTTCCACGCACATTTCCATTTGTTTCGGGCTTCGGGACCTCGGCACTTCTCACTTCTATATTACGTACTTTAGTCAGTAGTTCTGAGTTTTCCTTCGGTTCCAAATCCATCTTcgaaaatattgtttgattctCTTATACAATAGAAATCTGATGAAAGGCTTTTGAACATCAATTCTATTAAAACTGTAATTTGATCTTGACTATCtacgtataaaataaaatgttacacaAAGCAAACTTTATCACGTATTTAGAGAGAATATACCATGATCGTAACTTCATAACACGCGTCAAATTTATAGTTCATTTTCGATTTACTAACATAATCTACGACGCGAATAAACCAGGCACGCGGTCGAGTCCTCTTTTAAAATTATTCTCCACATCCTCGCTGATAGTGAACTACTGACTGTCTGTGAGTCTGTGACTGAAACTGAATGGATTTACAATGACAGTTCACAGGATACACTTGACATTTGATAAGAAATATTGCCAGGTCAAAAACGTCTGGAACGAAACGATACGACCTTGATACGAAAATTTCCGTCAGTATTTGAATAGTTAGTTTCTTTAACATGCAAGATGGTGAAAAGTCTTATTTTTTGAACTCTGATCGTAGTAATTATTAACGATTAAGGGTATTACAAAGAAATTAAGAAAACAACCGTGTCTCAGGAAAATCTTTTATCCGTGGTATGAGTATCTGAACGCGTTCTACGTGTCAAAAATATTACAACACAGCTGTTTACTGTCATGCTCCTCAGTCCAATTTCGTGAAAAAATACGTGGTGCggaaatatttctttatttttgtttattaaactCAAAATAATGTAGCTAACCAGTTAAACTTGTTTCATGAATAATTAATTGCCTACCTTACCTTTTCAGAATTTGTTCCCCTAAACATGGCATCATCTGACTGGGATGAAATAAAGCGCCTAGCAGCAGATTTCCAAAAAGCTCAGCTTAGTTCTACTGCTCAAAGGTAAGTTATTAGTTACTTATACTTTGGCCCTGTTACAGTAGGTATATTCCGGCAACTAACGCCAACTATACCCAAGTTACAAACAGATGTtcttatttatgtttttttttacaggcTTTCAGAGAGAAATTGCATTGAAATTGTCACAAAATTGATAGAACTTAAATTGATTGATGTAATATTCACTACTGATGGCAAGGAATACTTAACTACTCAACAACTAATCAGGGAAATAAAAGATGAACTCTATGTACATGGTGGCAGGATTAACACAGTTGAGTTGGCTAAGGAGCTCAATGTTGACCTCAGTCAGATCAATACCAGCATCACCGAGATTGTGAAAGGAAAAGAAGTACAACTTGTGTCTGGCTATTTAATAGCTTCATACTATTTGGAAAAAATTGCAAAAGAAATCAATGAGAAACTTCAACTTCAAGGACAAATATCAGTTGGAGAGCTGACCCTGCAGTATGACTTGCCAGCTGACTTATTACTACACAGTGTACTAGAAAAATATTTGGGCAAACTCATTTTTGGTAAACAAGATGCTTCAGAACCCAGAACTTTTTATACTGAAGAGTATATCATGAGGACAAAAGCAAAAATCAAAGGAGCATTGATGGGCCTTTTGAAGCCGACTCCTGTAACTGTTATAGTGAATCACTGTAATGTTGTGGAGCGGCTGTTCCTGTCCTTGTTTGACCAGGTGTATGCCCCTGGAATGCTGACTGGGAGACAAACTGGAGCTCTCTATGTACCTTCTTGTTACACTAAGTCGCAGAATGACTGGGTGATGAGCTTTTACAAACAAAACAACTATCTAGAGTATGACACATTATCTCGCTTGGGCATCTCAGACCCCAAAGGCTATGTGAAGAGGACTCTACCCAATGAAGACCTTACGTTTCTCAGCAGCTGTGCGCTCGGGTCACAGATTAAACAGCAGCTTGAGACAGCTCTAGAGGAGTGTATAGCATCTAAGAGTTACTTAGATGTTGTATCCCTGCTGCCTTCTGTATTGTCAGATACAGATATTGAAAATGTTCTAGatgaattgttaaaaaataactcTAAGGCTACAATTGTCTTTGAAAACACTGGTAATCATATTTTCTATACTGGTTAATACTACTCATTAATCCTAAGTTCCAAGTCCAAGTtatgttttttaaatatatattctaGTTAATAGTACAATACACGCTTTTTGACATATAATTTTCAGTTTTCAGCAACCACTATATTGACACTCTAAAACAGGCTTGCACACCAATGATGCAAAGCAAAGTAGATGCAGTTGTCAAATCAGGCAAATATCAGCAGTTTTATTTAGAGAAGCAGCTGTCCAAAGCTAATGATTTACAACAGGGTCATGTTGACCACAAAGCTGAAAGGCGAGATGAAAGACGGAGGAAGGCAGCTTCAGGTAAAGGGGGTGGAGGCACCCAAGGCCGCGAAACTAAAACTAAGGCTGTCAAAAAACATCCAAGGGGTAAACAGGCCGCTCACGACTCTGACTCTGATGATGCCTCTGCTGTCAGTAAGAAAGTCTCATCCCAATTGGAAATTGTAAACATTGAAGATGTTAAGAAAATCATCAAGGATGTTCTTGAAAATGAGGGACTTGAAGACCTTTTTACGCAAATAGCTGAATATTTGCATGGGTATGTTTTCAATCCTTTTACTTCTGTACAAATAGAGCTGGGCCCATAACCTGATAAAACAAATTCCTCTAGCATTCTCTTTAttgaagtttttaaaatttcatttaGATAATACTACAGAAAACGTAAGTAATAGCCAGTTTCAAGAAAAGTCATTCAAGTAACATACAGAAAAgtttttatgcaaaaataataatattaaatacttatttttcagAGGGTTGAACCAAACAGCTTTGGCACTAGCAAAGGAAACAGCTGAAAAACTGATGCAAGACGCCACTCAGACCAGGAAACAAACCCACTCCTCCACACAAGACAAGATAAACATTTTGATCAATGATATCAAACTTTACGAGAAGGGTCTGAAGTCATTCCAAGCTGAGAAACAGCCACAGTTGATAAAATACCTTCTCAAGTCTTTAGGAGGTGACGTTTTATCGGAATTCTGCAAATATGCAGCAAACCAATGCAATCTTTCCGTTCAAATGGATGTATTAACTCCTGACCAGAGAAATAAGATTATTAATGACTTGACAGAGGAATACACAAAACCGTTTAAAGCTCTGAATGCCACACTCTCGGATCAGAATTTAGAGTTGTTTTATCAAGCTGTTGACTTGTGTCTTGCGCAATGTGGTATGATTTTGAAGAAGATTGATAAGAAGAAGGACAAGTATGATTTTCTTTAGTTAACAAGCATTTCACAGTAGGGTTTTTTTTGTAGCTGTCGTCTACGTAGATTTTTTCCTTTCACAATGACGCTATCAAAAGTATCTTCTTCATGTTTATTTTTATGGTACATACGCACGCGTGGTATAATCACCAGAGATAACATGTTAGCCTTCGGAGGCCACAAATATATATGTGACACGTTCTTATGTCTCTACACATAAGAcaatgtcagatatttttgcagctTTGGAAATCTCATAGAAAAGGATTAAAAAACAAGCAAAACCTAACTGGCACCATCTATACAAACTTTTGACAACTGACTTTCCCCTTTGTAGCACAgaataatataatagtacaagtacagagggcccactgctttgatgttcaaaattctaacaaagaaacgagccgcacgtgcgcagcgtcggacgatatggttgcctatggattaaaacgaattaatactcagataaaatgtgatactattatattcaagtcttacATAGGTATGCGACGAACACCTCTCGCGCGTGCGTCACCGCTCGCCCGTGAGGCCCTATTAATTTGCCCCTCGCGAGGGGTACTTACAGTTCGATACCTACACGCGCGAGTGGGACAGGCCTGATTGTAGTCAGAACTAAatgttcatttatttttatttcaggcTTGTGATAACCAATCACAGAGAAAAGCTGATATCTGAGTTGGAGAATTGTGATGACCCGGCTCTGACACTGCATTTGGCAGTATTGGCGATATTCACAATACTTACACAGAACATGCTACACGCGTCTGGGAGGCTGGTGCCTGTCATTATTGAATTTTTGAAAACTCAGTTGAAAGAGGAGCACTTTGTTGAACTGCAACAGTACCATGGTATATTTCTTTTCATTATTTGACAGTCATCttatccataaatttatttcattggatCCCACCATTGAGGTAAAAATGTGCTTTACCCAATTCCTGCAGAGGTGCAGTCAGCATCCATAGTAGTGCATGAAATGCACCAAAAGTAtgtcctaaaatttaaaaatagataaaTCTATGGGTACAGACTTACAGAATTCATGGTCAGAAATGAcaaagtttaattataattaagtcATATATCATAGTAACACATATGTTTCAAGCTTACGAGATTTATCTCTTGCTGGTGCAATATAAAGTTCCAAGCAGTTTATAAATTTACACCTACAAGTTTTGAAATGCAAGAAagagatatttgccactcactcttacacATAGTTGCGTCacttgcgtctcaaaacttgcaggtGTAAATTCAACTTTAAGACGTATTCTATTTGAAAACTTGCGTTTCCCTGAATTAATTCtgaatactatttttttttgttacagagTTGGTTACTAAGTACCTGACTTCAAATGACGAAGACAAACCAGAGATTGAAGACAAATTGAAAGAGGAAATGTCgactattaaaaatattgtttatgatataaagaaaaacaaatgaattgttttaaattttcagtttcaaattaattgaaatatatattttatcagTTAAAATGTTTAATTCGTTTAATTATTTAATCCAACCACTATTTGTTTTGCATTTTTTCCAAGTAGCATCTGTTAAATATCTATAATTTAGATtagcttttattttataaaagggTATTAATAAGATTCCAATATAAAAGCAAGCATTTATTATAGAATCCTGTGAACAACAGAAAAGAACACAACATTTgtattgtaaataaaattatatgtatGCAAATTTGCAATATTTAGTAACATTTATTGAACTGGCCAACTGGAGTGGGTTCTCAGAGTAAAAAGTTGACATACCTTTAAACATCATGTACACAGTACAAACAtttgaaaatggatagtataACTAAATTCAGTAAGTTAATAAAAGCACCAGAGTATCATCATAGTTCATTATggaaaaaacaaaacttgttaGTTTAGAACACATCAAACATTGTATCAGAATTGGATAGTTACTGGAACATTTGaaagtttatttattcaatgtgaAGCTGAATAAATACATATTCTAGCAAAATCTGTAATTGCACTTAGTGCAGAAAAATACCCTTAAATGCAATCTCTTCTGGCAACTTGTGACATGAAAACACATGGTAATATTAAATAATCATAGTATAATAACTTGCCAAAGATACTTTGTTCCATtagttcatataaaatattatgacTAAATctatcttctttccaataattGCTATAGTGATGGTTAGTATAGTTTATGAGCTAGCTTTAGCAGCCTGACGTTTTTTCACATCCCAGTTGTACACTCTTGCCATATTCACTTCAGTAGTTGTCCATTGATCactgaaaaagataaaaaaaaaattcttgcttaaattttttttatattcatataTTATGAGAGTTCATTATTCATAGCCTAAAGAGGGTTTGTGCATTGGATTAGTGATCAGAGAAACTGCCTAGAGGGTCAGGTCTTCCTCTCTTTTCATCAGCACACTCTTGTCATGGCCATTTCGCAGGTTTGAGCGTGATTTGCTTCACAATACTTCCTTCTCACTTTATAGAAGCGCAGTTTTTGAGAAAGTGGGCCAATATGTTAAGaaaaaagtataatatttttttttctctgttcAACAGTGATCTCAATAAGGAAAGTCAGGAAAGAATCCCTAATAGCTTTCATATTGTTTGTGTGACAAAGAGTAAAGTTGCAAAGAAAGTCCTTAAAATACAGCATATTAGGGATATTctctagaaaaaaaatataattgataCTTACCGTAAGAAGTCCAAATCATGTTCTACACAAGCCAAGTTCTTTTTAGCAGTGGCCATGTTAGAAGAGAGTAACTTCTCTGCACCTTCTAAAGAGTACTCCAGCATCACATTAGCTCCAAGCCAGAGATATACCTTCTCAGTTGGTGGTACATTAgcctgaaaaaatatttaaatatatcacTTACAATTATGAAGAATAAAACTACTAAATGGTGGCAGTTTTATTGTATAGCATACAAAGAGTAACTCATACACGAAGATTTCATAGAAATAGGCGTGTAACTACTAAATAGGTTTGCAAGTCAAATCAAAAAGTtctgacttaaaaaaaaataaaaaaatgcaagTGAAACTTCAATCAAAAGTatgatataataattatgctttaattaatattttttgagtgaTTAGTACTAGTCTGTAAGACTGTCtcaaaaattacatatattaaaaaatatggtACCTTAACAAAAACTTGGTCACTTAATAAAAATTGAGTATCCATGTCTTCTTTCTGTGCTTTCAATTTCTCTATCATTTCAAGTGATCTAGCTAGGTCAGGGATTTGTTGCCTCAAGCGCCTCCTTTTGGTTGCTAGGGTGTATTCCATAAACTTGTACTTGCCATGCTGTTCGTCGAGTTTCCGTAATACTTTATCTACTCCTTCAGAGTTTTCTGGTAAACTCATGAACTCATCAACATTATCCTGTTAACAAATAAAAAAGTGTTTACCCAATCTTAatcaaaaaatagtttttaataTTAGAATTATATCTACAGCTtccatttgtaataaaaatgcaGTACAGATCTGAAAAACTCAGTTCAAGTAACAGGTGCTTAGGCATTCATAAGACTAACCTATAAAATGTTCACAAGAATGTTGTGAATTATCGTagtatattaattataaaatcaATTACTTGTTTCCAATAACTTTATGCAATAATAGCGATAATAAATATGCACTTACTACAAATACAGCTTCAGGAATTCCCGAATAAGATTTCGCATTTGCGGACTCCGCTGCATCACCTTCCATTTTGTTTATAAATGTTatcttttgtaataattatcCGTTAAGATCACAGCAGCATCGACGGTATAAATCAAGACATATAACACTTTTTACTACAAGATGCCGCAATCATTTTCTTATTCGCCGaggaaatttataatttctacaAGTGAGGAGAGGACACAACGGAGCGAATTtgacagttatttttttttttattttaaccacAGAGaatatcattttttattttaggttagTTACACACTAATGTAACAGTTGTTAAACAGGACCGGACCGGTTTGGTCGCCATTCGATTATCATGAGGTTTGTAGAGGCCACTTGTTCATCATGTTGCCTACCCTGTGATTTCAAGTCGCCAACATCAGAAAAATTAAATGTCAATCTAAACGTCAACACTCGATAAGATGGTGGTTGTTTTCATGTGAGtttggtttattatattaaaatgacGAGCTTAATTGACAAAATAGAGCTGCTAATCAAGAGGGAGAAGACTACACCAGAACGAAAGAAAAAAGAAGAAACTTCGAAATCCTCCAGTGAAATTCTTTCAGAGCTATTCAGTGCCTTCAACGCCGATCCTCCCAAAATCGATGAAGCTTCTCTGAAGAAATCAAAGAAAAGCAAAAAGAAACACAAGAAAGAGAAAAAGAAACGGAGTCGAAGCAGTAGCAGCAGCAATTCTGATGATAGCGACTACTCTCATAAGCACAAGAAACGGAAAAAGAGCAAATCGAAGAAAAAACGCGATAGATCGCGATCTAGCACCCCTAGTAAAAGCAATATACCGCCTAAAATTAAGGCTGATTTAGAGGCAATAAGAATAAAAAATGAGTCCGGCCGCACCATTTGTGATGATTTTCgtcacgaaataaaacttaaaacagAACCTAAAGAAATACAACACCGTAGAGTTTCTATCAAAACAGAAGAGCCGCAAAACTACAGCGTCGACGTTTCAAACTTCGATGCTAGTCTCATTCCTATGCCAGATTCTCCTAAACATGAAGACTTACGTCAAAAGCTAGACAGTAAAAAACAAGAAGCCGAAGACAAGTCCAAGAgtaaaattcaaataaaaaatttgaagtTCAGTGCAGTCTTTGAGGAGACTGTAAAGAAAGCCGAGGAAGAAGCAAGGAAGAAAGCGGAGAAGTTTGAAGAAGGTGAATACACAGATTCGTCGAGCAGTAGTGACAAACCAGAAGTTCCCAATGCAGAATTCCCCAAATCCTCGGATCCTGGAGGTATACTTAAGAAGCAAGCTGCAGAGGAGTCTAAAGTGTAAGTGTTTTGAATTTAGTACAATTTATCCCAAGTAACATTAAATTTATCTAGTATCAGTTGAGGGAATATGGATTGTGCTGTAACGAGGCCAAggtggtggctcaagatagaaaggcgtggaaggatcttgtggaggccctgtgcacctatggggtgccttaggacatcgAACAAGTCCCAGGCCAATCTTTGCggttttgaatttggaacttccTTTTATTTCTAcgaatttaatttgtacttgtcagggagcgtacttttcatgccgatgacatcaatttgacgtcacgctccatatagggtgatcacaaattgttttattgttaattattaatcattagtcatcaatcattttaagttatgaatttctttgcatggtaatgaatacaagaaggatggtgtgatTTACGTTAGAGaaaaattctcttttctacgtatttattgtaatgtgttgttattaaatttatttataaaaacaaattaaataattttattcacgtttcacatttcaagtaggtattatttatgccacatgtaaatggactactgtatttgaagtaatttgtatacaattaaaatgattgacgactaatgattaataatttacaataaaactatttgggatcaccctatacgaagcgtgacgtcagattaatgtcatcggcatgaaaagtacgctccctggtaCTTGTACAAGTATGCTCACACTTAGGAggataaatcatttttttttttaaataaattgtacacacaatttttttttaataaattataagcTAGTACTTGATTGATTGGTGGCCCCCAATATTCAAATATTTCCCTTTTATATTAACATTTGTTAGAATGTCAGGCTGAATTTTAGTACTGGCTACTATTCTGTTTTAGGTAGTTTTAgattaactatttttttttctaacagGTCAGATGAAGATAGGAGCCATTCTAAGAGGTCCAAAGAAAGCTCCCACAAGTCTTCAAGAAGGGACAAAAGCAGATCCAGGAGAAGGTAGGCAGTTTTTATATTAGGCTTATCTTCACTTCATTTTCATGGGCTCTCATGGGCTAAACCTTATACATACATTACTGACTTGGATTTACATATATTGAAATCTCAgattttcctttttttattgaaatttctgATATTAATATTTCCATGGCTGTAGCATATCGACGGTGAAGTACTATGAACTCCCAACTActtatactggggacgctattgcacaacaccctgcattttatgattaagcactgagacttggcacaggttgttccttgggtggccctgagtagataaagatcgggaggcattgagagccccccttaatttaggagggaagagggggggaaggctggcgccgccgcgcttcctttgaaaccatatttctctaaaactatacaaaatagggcatgcgatatatcattttcggataaatgaaggacgaggaattcatttttggaacaaaaaaaatgtattttagaacaaaaatacaaaatgaaatgggaaaatctgaaaacgagatttttttttatacatattattgcacattttatgaaaactgtaatggttttttctaaataaaaaatattatttaatagctacatttatctagttttagaaaatgtataatttgttatagaaatatattataggacgagtgataaaaaataatttacatcgcccgatagggtgatttgaatgctcatttcaataagttttgtcaatgatttcaggtataatcactatttttaacacacgaaagccgtaatcattgtagtttatggctattttagtgattaatgtacttaaaattaaaaaaaaaatacaaaatttttaaaaaatattaaaaatgtgatatttttttttaacattatcctattttgttctttctacacaatatatatctaaaagcaataaatatcaataaaaagccacatttatacagtttataaaaatatatagtttgttatataaatatattacgaaacgcgagataaaaaataatgaaaatgaaaattttaatgtacatcttacgttgcattattcgatgaggtgaggtaaaggtactacccgctatgcagtggagttcgtctagtaatacagaaatatacttattctaataacgtttacacatgtaggtatatcacgacccagtacagaaaattgtaagtcctataatatagtttattttgattgtaaaataaaattgcatgtgacttatattgcaaaaaaatgtcttaatcacgttcttttctcctaaagcagttctgcatgcataggcttgaagattttttagtttactagcagaatttagttacttcctttgggcctccttaaatcggttttacccatccataaaagataaaataaaaatcgtcatattcttcctttcagtatcaatgatagttagttattgcgcaatagtgccataaaaaataaactagattcgtattagcattaaacattaatgatttttgaactaagacattgcttttgtacaaaggagaacctcaaaaaatggtctgactagacgaaaacatgtgtatcggggctagtactcaaggctctcaaaaagtgtaggtattttgagttattcaaataaaacaacatgaatagtctgaatttaattatgtatatatcacaacatccactgcataagcacatcagctccgaacatttaatttaaaaagtatttttttacggttgcaccttacgcggcactgttttttattagggttccgtagtcaactaggaacccttatagtttcgccatgtctgtctgtccgtccgtccgtccgtccgtccgtccgtccgtccgcggataatctcagtaaccgtaagcactagaaagctgaaatttggtaccaatatgtatatcaattacgccaacaaagtgcaaaaataaaaagtggaaaaaaatgtttcattagggcaccccccctacatgtaaagtgggggctgatattttttttttcattccaaccccaacgtgtgatatatcgttggataggtattaaaaaatgaataagggtttactaagatcgttttttgataatattaatatttttggaaataatcgctcctaaaggaaaaaaaattgcgtcccccccctctaacttttgaaccatatgtttaaaaaatatgaaaaaaatcacaaaagtagaactttataaatactttctaggaaaattgttttgaacttgataggttcagtagtttttgagaaaaatacggaaaactacggaaccctacactgagcgtggcccgacacgctcttggccggtttttacagctgcatccgacaatttcgaggcatgtttctgcagcaacaggcaacgttgcgggcaagtaggctcccaaatcccaattgttacagactttcgtccagccacaagtagaaaataatggcaaattttgaattgggtttagttgaccccatacatggacaccttgatatacctataacccttacaaaaatggtgcaaggcagcttttgtcggtgaaatgctgttaatttggcggtcttttttggttaataactattttcggcactcgttaaccaaagtacaggacgcagatctggaataataaatatgtcaagtaagaattatccataaattatgcaaatcatatagataactactatttcacaagatgtatgtattaggatcagatgtatatatctgacctatcatatcaatcgatcatttcatgtaatataaatagttaaattcagactatataggagtatgttgtttaatttgaagtactctaaataactacactttttgagagctttgagtatcTTTACCTCACCttatcgaatcatacaagctgacccgtaccgtacatc is a window encoding:
- the LOC125229611 gene encoding E3 UFM1-protein ligase 1 homolog, which codes for MASSDWDEIKRLAADFQKAQLSSTAQRLSERNCIEIVTKLIELKLIDVIFTTDGKEYLTTQQLIREIKDELYVHGGRINTVELAKELNVDLSQINTSITEIVKGKEVQLVSGYLIASYYLEKIAKEINEKLQLQGQISVGELTLQYDLPADLLLHSVLEKYLGKLIFGKQDASEPRTFYTEEYIMRTKAKIKGALMGLLKPTPVTVIVNHCNVVERLFLSLFDQVYAPGMLTGRQTGALYVPSCYTKSQNDWVMSFYKQNNYLEYDTLSRLGISDPKGYVKRTLPNEDLTFLSSCALGSQIKQQLETALEECIASKSYLDVVSLLPSVLSDTDIENVLDELLKNNSKATIVFENTVFSNHYIDTLKQACTPMMQSKVDAVVKSGKYQQFYLEKQLSKANDLQQGHVDHKAERRDERRRKAASGKGGGGTQGRETKTKAVKKHPRGKQAAHDSDSDDASAVSKKVSSQLEIVNIEDVKKIIKDVLENEGLEDLFTQIAEYLHGGLNQTALALAKETAEKLMQDATQTRKQTHSSTQDKINILINDIKLYEKGLKSFQAEKQPQLIKYLLKSLGGDVLSEFCKYAANQCNLSVQMDVLTPDQRNKIINDLTEEYTKPFKALNATLSDQNLELFYQAVDLCLAQCGMILKKIDKKKDKLVITNHREKLISELENCDDPALTLHLAVLAIFTILTQNMLHASGRLVPVIIEFLKTQLKEEHFVELQQYHELVTKYLTSNDEDKPEIEDKLKEEMSTIKNIVYDIKKNK
- the LOC125229612 gene encoding prefoldin subunit 3 encodes the protein MEGDAAESANAKSYSGIPEAVFVDNVDEFMSLPENSEGVDKVLRKLDEQHGKYKFMEYTLATKRRRLRQQIPDLARSLEMIEKLKAQKEDMDTQFLLSDQVFVKANVPPTEKVYLWLGANVMLEYSLEGAEKLLSSNMATAKKNLACVEHDLDFLRDQWTTTEVNMARVYNWDVKKRQAAKASS